One segment of Candidatus Woesearchaeota archaeon DNA contains the following:
- a CDS encoding tripartite tricarboxylate transporter permease: MVLEILIAILLGVASGIFTGLIPGIHVNLVSATLISLSAIFLNIISIECLVVFIICMALTHTFLDTIPSVFLGAPDSTAISVLPGHKLLLEGKGFSAVSYTIIGSLSGLILGAAIFYFVTVFLEQIYSSIQNYIVYILFFVAFFIIYSSTPKFRTTLLLFCSGILGLIVLNSNLENSLFPLLSGFFGVSTLLFSLKNDSNVLPEQKTIKTLSISLKKIIPSALLGFISGFITSILPGLGSSTAAAISSSITTENEPNTFLVMIGSISTANFFMSIAALHILDKARNGAILAVKELVLSPNVFLLIGVSLIAGGIACIISFPITRWFSKTITKINYKLTVKSVILLICILTFVLSGFKGFVVLVVATIIGLYANEFGIPRRAMMACILFPVISFFLF; this comes from the coding sequence ATGGTTCTTGAAATCCTTATCGCAATCTTGCTCGGTGTGGCTTCCGGGATTTTTACCGGATTAATTCCTGGAATACACGTAAATTTGGTAAGTGCCACACTAATCTCATTATCTGCAATATTCCTAAATATAATCTCTATTGAATGCTTAGTTGTTTTCATAATCTGTATGGCATTAACACACACATTTCTTGACACAATACCCAGCGTTTTTCTTGGAGCTCCTGATAGCACCGCAATAAGTGTTCTTCCAGGACATAAATTGCTTTTAGAAGGAAAAGGATTTTCCGCAGTTTCCTATACAATTATAGGCAGCTTATCAGGCTTGATTTTAGGTGCTGCAATTTTCTATTTTGTAACAGTTTTTTTAGAACAGATTTATTCAAGTATTCAAAATTACATAGTATATATTCTTTTTTTTGTAGCATTTTTTATTATTTATTCTTCAACCCCTAAATTCAGAACTACTCTTTTGTTATTTTGTTCGGGAATTCTTGGTTTAATTGTTTTAAATTCAAATTTAGAAAATTCTCTATTTCCTTTGTTGAGTGGTTTTTTTGGAGTTTCTACTCTTTTATTCAGTTTAAAAAATGATTCTAATGTTCTTCCAGAACAAAAAACGATTAAAACTTTAAGCATTTCTTTAAAAAAAATTATTCCAAGCGCATTACTAGGTTTTATAAGCGGGTTCATAACAAGTATATTGCCAGGTCTTGGAAGCAGCACTGCTGCAGCAATCAGTTCTTCAATCACTACGGAGAACGAACCAAATACATTTCTTGTAATGATAGGCTCCATAAGTACTGCTAATTTTTTTATGTCAATTGCAGCGCTCCACATATTAGATAAAGCAAGAAACGGAGCAATCTTAGCAGTCAAAGAACTTGTTTTAAGCCCTAACGTATTTTTGCTTATTGGAGTATCTTTAATTGCAGGAGGTATTGCATGCATCATTTCATTTCCTATAACAAGATGGTTTTCAAAAACAATTACAAAAATTAATTATAAATTAACAGTCAAATCAGTTATTTTGCTCATTTGTATTTTGACATTTGTTCTAAGTGGATTTAAAGGATTTGTAGTTTTAGTAGTAGCCACAATCATAGGACTTTATGCAAATGAATTTGGAATTCCAAGAAGGGCTATGATGGCGTGCATTTTGTTTCCTGTAATCAGTTTTTTCTTATTTTAG
- a CDS encoding NAD(P)H-dependent oxidoreductase yields the protein MTLNVVVVYGSQRNAREGIKAAKFIINELKKRNHVVELVDAKEYNLPILDKMYKEYERGKAPEKLQKIHDLFESADCFVIVTGEYNHSMPPGLTNILDYFQSEYVFKPSAILSYSAGSFGGVRSAVHLRAFLAELGMSSIPTTLPVGKVQEFLEDGSPNDQRYYSRAENFIKELEWYADALKSKRKNDWLPNKN from the coding sequence ATGACATTAAATGTGGTTGTGGTTTATGGAAGTCAAAGAAATGCAAGAGAGGGCATTAAAGCAGCGAAGTTCATTATAAATGAATTGAAGAAAAGAAATCATGTTGTTGAATTAGTTGATGCAAAAGAATACAATCTTCCAATACTTGATAAGATGTATAAAGAATATGAAAGAGGAAAAGCTCCTGAAAAATTACAAAAAATTCATGACCTTTTTGAATCAGCTGATTGTTTTGTAATAGTTACAGGAGAATATAATCATAGCATGCCCCCTGGTTTAACAAATATTTTAGACTATTTCCAGTCAGAATATGTTTTTAAGCCAAGTGCAATATTGTCTTATTCTGCTGGAAGCTTTGGAGGTGTTAGAAGCGCAGTACATTTAAGAGCATTTCTTGCAGAGTTAGGAATGTCTAGCATACCTACAACGTTACCCGTAGGAAAAGTTCAGGAGTTTCTTGAGGATGGTTCTCCAAATGATCAAAGATATTATTCAAGAGCAGAAAATTTTATTAAGGAATTAGAATGGTACGCTGATGCTCTAAAGTCTAAAAGAAAAAATGATTGGCTTCCAAACAAAAATTGA
- a CDS encoding 3'-5' exonuclease, with the protein MLKEYTVLDIETTGLSRYTHKITEIAAVHVVDGIVKKEFITLVNPETKIPRFITKLTGINDELVKDAPTIKEVMPKFLNFIKDSIMVAHNASFDYSFLKHNVELHTKNFFENERLCTRKLATRIIPDLPSKKLSCICDYYNIKNEQEHRALADVNATLQIFQKFHDVLSASGLNQKQDILKFESMPTHKCKQILFKDVC; encoded by the coding sequence ATGCTCAAAGAATACACTGTTTTGGATATAGAAACTACAGGTCTTTCTAGATATACTCATAAAATAACTGAAATTGCAGCGGTTCATGTTGTTGATGGAATTGTTAAAAAAGAATTTATAACTCTTGTAAATCCTGAAACTAAAATTCCAAGATTCATAACAAAACTTACTGGCATAAATGATGAATTAGTAAAAGACGCACCCACAATAAAAGAAGTTATGCCAAAATTTCTTAATTTTATTAAGGATTCCATAATGGTGGCGCATAATGCTTCTTTTGATTATTCGTTCTTAAAACATAATGTTGAGCTGCATACTAAAAATTTTTTTGAAAATGAAAGATTGTGTACAAGAAAATTAGCAACTAGAATTATTCCTGATCTTCCAAGTAAAAAATTATCTTGCATTTGTGATTATTACAATATAAAAAATGAGCAAGAACATCGAGCTTTAGCAGATGTAAATGCTACTTTGCAAATCTTTCAAAAATTTCATGATGTGTTATCGGCTTCAGGATTGAATCAAAAGCAAGACATACTAAAATTTGAGTCTATGCCTACTCATAAATGTAAGCAAATTTTGTTTAAAGATGTGTGTTGA
- a CDS encoding ATP-dependent DNA helicase UvrD2, with amino-acid sequence MGDSDYLLVLKAVQEIPFNVGKKLLIDFLRGDETNKSITNNELYKFDFFGSLAYEKDELDLLLEELLAQRLLEYDFVSGKKFWRVLNLTKKGRDELLNPTMLKPKQTLKEISFSKEETLILKNFDFFLKNYNKGQKKAIICNNKHILCIAGAGSGKTTVLTKRIEFLVKYKSVNPKKILAITFTRKARKQMISKLHNLGIDECHVETFNSYCEKILKKHEALAYDKPTRVTTYKDKIIAINKSLNSLKLDMKTAINIYFSDSQLKNKTSEQLAKTFMNDCFFVRDYLKSKDEKIENIKHDKYLVSKDSFQLVYGVTKYIDAYMLKNGLRDFMDQMVDCLNLYRKRTDLIPTYEHILVDEFQDVNKLQVEFLELLNTNNLFCVGDPRQSIFGWRGSDIKYINEFEEKYADSEIVMLTTNYRSSPSIVKIMNKSIKKMKLPDLKSVNDTDHEETDGKIALVNFDNELAEHEFITQAIITSNTKREEIFVLARMNKQLNEISEIFKAKNIPFVLKNDDSATDIETHQGKVVLATVHSIKGLEAETVYVAGCNSLYFPCKGSEHPFLEMIKVDEYNKEEEERRLFYVAISRAKKNLILSFTGKQPTYFLTKEIQEILNFNKQESKKIQTQALFKVQSNIVTRLKEWRKTKAEELGTKAFMIMHDSTLYELAEKKPLTLEELREIKGLASNKISKFGEELLDQLY; translated from the coding sequence ATGGGAGATTCTGATTATTTATTAGTTTTAAAGGCAGTGCAAGAAATTCCTTTTAATGTCGGAAAAAAATTATTAATTGATTTTCTTAGAGGTGATGAAACAAACAAATCCATAACAAATAATGAACTCTACAAATTTGATTTTTTTGGATCATTGGCTTACGAAAAAGATGAACTTGATTTATTATTAGAGGAACTTCTAGCTCAAAGATTATTAGAATATGATTTTGTTTCAGGTAAAAAATTTTGGAGAGTCTTGAATTTAACGAAAAAAGGAAGAGACGAACTATTAAACCCTACAATGCTTAAACCTAAACAAACTCTTAAAGAAATCAGTTTTTCTAAAGAAGAAACTTTGATTCTGAAAAATTTTGATTTTTTTCTTAAAAACTATAATAAAGGTCAAAAAAAAGCAATTATTTGCAACAATAAACACATTTTATGCATCGCAGGAGCTGGTTCTGGAAAAACAACGGTGTTAACTAAAAGAATAGAATTTCTTGTTAAATATAAATCAGTAAATCCAAAAAAAATTCTCGCAATAACATTTACAAGAAAAGCAAGAAAACAAATGATATCAAAACTTCACAATTTAGGAATAGATGAATGCCACGTAGAAACCTTTAATTCGTATTGCGAAAAGATATTAAAAAAACACGAAGCTTTAGCTTATGATAAACCTACAAGAGTAACCACTTATAAAGATAAAATAATTGCAATTAACAAAAGTTTAAATTCCTTAAAGTTAGATATGAAAACTGCGATAAATATTTATTTTTCAGATTCTCAATTAAAAAACAAAACTTCTGAACAATTAGCTAAAACATTTATGAATGATTGTTTTTTTGTAAGAGATTATCTAAAAAGCAAAGATGAAAAAATAGAAAACATAAAGCATGACAAATATTTAGTATCTAAAGACTCTTTTCAATTAGTTTATGGAGTTACAAAATATATTGATGCGTATATGTTAAAAAATGGATTAAGAGATTTTATGGATCAAATGGTAGATTGTCTTAATTTGTATAGAAAAAGAACCGATTTAATACCTACATATGAACACATATTAGTCGATGAATTTCAAGATGTTAATAAGTTACAAGTTGAATTTCTTGAATTATTAAATACTAATAATTTATTCTGCGTTGGTGATCCTAGACAAAGCATTTTTGGTTGGAGAGGTTCAGATATTAAATATATTAATGAATTTGAAGAAAAATATGCTGATTCTGAAATTGTAATGCTTACAACCAATTATAGATCCTCACCAAGCATAGTCAAAATTATGAACAAATCTATAAAAAAAATGAAACTTCCCGATCTAAAATCTGTAAATGACACAGACCATGAAGAAACAGACGGTAAAATAGCACTTGTTAATTTTGATAACGAACTAGCAGAACACGAATTTATAACGCAAGCAATCATAACTTCAAACACAAAAAGAGAAGAAATATTTGTTTTGGCAAGAATGAATAAGCAGTTAAATGAAATATCAGAAATTTTTAAAGCTAAAAACATTCCATTTGTTCTAAAAAATGATGATTCTGCAACAGATATTGAAACTCATCAAGGCAAAGTTGTTCTTGCAACAGTGCACAGCATAAAAGGATTGGAAGCTGAAACTGTATATGTTGCAGGATGCAATTCTTTATATTTCCCATGTAAGGGATCTGAACATCCATTTTTAGAAATGATTAAAGTTGATGAATATAATAAAGAGGAAGAAGAAAGAAGATTGTTCTACGTAGCTATAAGCAGAGCTAAAAAAAATTTAATTTTAAGTTTTACAGGAAAACAACCCACTTATTTTTTAACAAAGGAAATCCAAGAGATATTAAATTTTAACAAACAAGAAAGTAAAAAAATACAAACACAAGCATTATTCAAAGTACAATCAAACATAGTGACTAGATTAAAAGAATGGAGAAAAACTAAAGCAGAAGAATTAGGCACAAAAGCATTTATGATAATGCACGATTCAACATTATATGAATTAGCCGAAAAAAAACCATTAACATTAGAAGAATTAAGAGAAATAAAAGGACTAGCTTCAAACAAAATAAGCAAATTTGGAGAAGAACTACTAGATCAACTTTATTAA
- a CDS encoding vitamin B12-dependent ribonucleotide reductase, with protein MSILSGDGNYSEKGLEFKRVFTKEDISPFEMFEYDERKSVIKNQDGSTVFEINNVEVPKFWSQVATDILAQKYLRKRGVPLVDSNNNPLIDETTGKQKLGSENSIKQVAHRLALTWKRWGERYGYFRSKKDAKVFYDETTYMLINQMCAPNSPQWFNTGLAEAYNIRGSAQGHYYCDPHTGEVMKSEDSYTRPQPHACFIQEIRDDLVNDGGIFDLLAREARLFKYGSGTGTNFSSLRAKGEKLSGGGKSSGLMSFLYIFDKAAGAIKSGGTTRRAAKMICLDLDHPDIETFIDWKVKEEQKVAALVAGSIKTKKHLNNIMRIANEHKSVNLKENSDLRKAVKKALHEEIPMTYIQRTLQLVRQGYKDLDFIILDTHYESDAYQTVSGQNSNNSIRIPNKFFEALSKNDTWKLTARTDGSVMKTLNASDLWDKINYSAWMCADPGVQYDTTINEWHTCPKDGRINASNPCSEYMFLDDTACNLASLNLIKFYDSKTNNFEVENFKHSVRIWTTILEISVLMAQFPSKEIAIKSHKYRTLGLGYANIGTLLMMSGLPYDSDEGRALAGCITAIMGGEAYKTSAELAKCQGTFERYEENKEDMLRVIKNHRYAAHNVEPEKYLNLTIKPSSLNEEFCPKYLLESAKKSWDSALELGEQHGYRNAQVTVIAPTGTIGLVMDCDTTGIEPDFALVKFKKLAGGGYFKIVNQSVPKALKNLGYSKEQINSIITYATGTGNLKDSPKINYESLKNKGFTDEKIKIIEQNLKTAFELKYAFTKWTMGEQFLKELGFTNEQLKDPNLNVLEALGFNKKDIEEAEQHICGTMTVEGAPFLKEEHYAVFDCANKCGKKGKRLIGYNGHINMMASVQPFISGAISKTINMDKDASIKDIGDAYLNSWKKMLKAVALYRDGSKLSQPLSANSPDETELLMIKEEEMTDETITPEKLQEVAVHQIIQKKMPSKRGGFIQEAIVGGQKVFLRTGEYEDGALGEIFVDTYKEGASYGALLNCFAIAISKGLQYGVPLSDYVDSFTFTRFEPSGPVSGHPAIKSATSIIDYVFRVLGYEYLGRKDFVHVKSMESFDAKVKSGNGNGSGNNGKISSPEKQLTITDKDAKVFEAKSKGYTGEQCTSCGSMKLRRNGSCMVCEDCGSTTGCS; from the coding sequence ATGAGTATCTTATCAGGAGATGGAAACTATTCAGAAAAAGGATTAGAATTTAAAAGAGTATTCACAAAAGAAGATATAAGTCCTTTTGAAATGTTCGAATATGATGAAAGAAAATCAGTTATTAAAAATCAAGATGGTTCCACAGTATTTGAAATAAATAATGTTGAAGTCCCGAAATTTTGGTCCCAAGTAGCAACAGATATACTAGCACAAAAATATTTAAGAAAAAGAGGCGTTCCTCTTGTAGATTCTAACAATAACCCCCTAATTGATGAAACTACTGGTAAACAAAAATTAGGTTCTGAAAACAGCATAAAACAAGTAGCCCACAGATTAGCCTTAACCTGGAAAAGATGGGGAGAACGATACGGGTATTTTAGAAGTAAAAAAGATGCAAAAGTTTTCTATGATGAAACAACATATATGTTAATAAATCAAATGTGCGCACCAAATAGTCCACAATGGTTCAATACAGGTCTGGCTGAAGCCTACAATATAAGAGGATCTGCACAAGGCCATTACTATTGTGATCCACATACAGGAGAAGTCATGAAATCTGAAGATTCATATACAAGACCTCAACCTCATGCCTGTTTTATTCAAGAAATAAGAGATGACTTAGTAAATGACGGAGGAATTTTTGATTTGCTGGCAAGAGAAGCCAGACTTTTTAAATATGGCTCGGGAACAGGCACAAATTTTTCTTCTTTAAGAGCTAAAGGAGAAAAACTTTCAGGAGGAGGAAAAAGCTCTGGTTTGATGAGCTTTCTGTACATATTTGATAAAGCAGCAGGAGCAATAAAATCTGGCGGTACAACAAGAAGAGCCGCAAAAATGATTTGTTTAGATTTGGACCACCCAGATATAGAAACCTTTATTGATTGGAAAGTAAAAGAAGAACAAAAAGTGGCCGCATTAGTTGCAGGTAGTATAAAAACAAAAAAGCACCTCAACAACATAATGAGAATTGCAAATGAACATAAATCAGTAAATCTAAAAGAAAATTCTGATTTAAGAAAAGCAGTAAAAAAAGCTTTACACGAAGAAATACCAATGACATATATTCAAAGAACATTACAATTAGTAAGGCAAGGATATAAAGATTTAGATTTCATTATATTAGATACGCACTACGAATCAGATGCATATCAAACGGTTTCTGGTCAAAACAGCAATAATTCTATAAGAATTCCTAATAAATTTTTTGAAGCATTATCAAAAAATGATACCTGGAAATTAACTGCAAGAACAGACGGTTCAGTAATGAAAACATTAAATGCATCAGATCTTTGGGACAAAATAAATTATAGTGCTTGGATGTGCGCAGACCCAGGAGTTCAATACGATACTACAATTAATGAATGGCACACATGTCCTAAAGATGGAAGAATAAATGCAAGCAATCCTTGCTCAGAATACATGTTTTTAGATGATACAGCGTGCAACCTTGCAAGTTTAAACCTAATAAAATTTTACGATTCAAAAACTAATAATTTTGAAGTTGAAAACTTCAAACACAGCGTAAGAATCTGGACAACCATACTTGAAATAAGTGTTTTAATGGCGCAATTCCCTTCAAAAGAAATAGCTATAAAAAGTCATAAATATAGAACACTAGGTCTGGGCTATGCAAATATAGGAACTCTTCTTATGATGTCAGGCCTCCCCTATGATAGTGATGAAGGAAGAGCTCTTGCAGGATGCATAACTGCAATAATGGGCGGGGAAGCTTATAAAACAAGCGCAGAACTTGCAAAATGTCAAGGAACGTTTGAAAGATATGAAGAAAACAAAGAAGATATGCTTAGAGTTATAAAAAATCACAGATACGCAGCACATAATGTTGAGCCTGAAAAATATCTTAATTTAACAATAAAACCTAGCAGTCTAAATGAAGAGTTCTGCCCAAAATATTTATTAGAATCCGCAAAAAAATCGTGGGATTCCGCTTTGGAATTAGGCGAACAGCATGGATACCGAAATGCGCAAGTCACAGTAATAGCCCCAACAGGAACAATAGGCTTAGTTATGGATTGCGATACAACAGGAATAGAACCTGATTTTGCTCTTGTTAAATTTAAAAAACTTGCAGGCGGAGGATATTTTAAAATAGTAAATCAGTCTGTTCCTAAAGCACTAAAAAACCTAGGGTATTCTAAAGAACAAATCAATTCAATAATAACATATGCAACAGGAACTGGAAATCTTAAGGACTCTCCAAAAATAAATTATGAATCTTTGAAAAATAAAGGATTCACAGATGAAAAAATAAAAATAATCGAACAAAATCTAAAAACTGCTTTTGAACTAAAATATGCATTTACGAAATGGACGATGGGAGAACAATTCTTAAAAGAATTAGGTTTTACTAATGAACAACTCAAAGATCCTAATTTGAATGTTTTAGAAGCATTAGGATTTAATAAAAAAGATATTGAAGAAGCAGAACAACACATTTGTGGAACGATGACTGTTGAAGGAGCGCCATTTCTAAAAGAAGAACATTACGCCGTTTTTGACTGCGCAAATAAATGTGGAAAAAAAGGAAAAAGACTAATAGGATATAATGGTCACATCAACATGATGGCTTCAGTTCAACCATTCATATCTGGCGCGATAAGTAAAACAATAAATATGGACAAAGACGCAAGCATCAAAGACATAGGAGATGCTTATCTTAACAGTTGGAAAAAAATGCTTAAAGCCGTCGCATTATATAGGGATGGTAGTAAATTAAGTCAACCGCTAAGCGCTAATAGTCCTGATGAAACAGAATTATTAATGATAAAAGAAGAAGAAATGACCGATGAAACAATAACTCCTGAAAAACTTCAAGAAGTAGCAGTTCATCAGATAATACAAAAAAAGATGCCTAGCAAAAGAGGAGGATTCATCCAAGAAGCAATTGTAGGTGGTCAAAAAGTGTTCTTAAGAACTGGAGAATACGAAGATGGCGCGCTAGGAGAAATATTTGTAGACACATACAAAGAAGGCGCTAGTTACGGAGCACTGTTGAATTGTTTTGCAATTGCAATAAGCAAAGGTTTGCAATATGGAGTTCCTCTTAGTGACTATGTAGATTCATTCACATTTACAAGATTTGAACCTTCTGGCCCAGTATCAGGGCACCCTGCGATTAAAAGTGCAACTTCAATAATAGATTATGTATTCAGAGTTCTTGGATATGAATACCTTGGCAGAAAAGACTTCGTACACGTTAAAAGTATGGAATCATTTGATGCCAAAGTAAAAAGCGGAAATGGGAATGGCTCTGGAAATAATGGCAAAATAAGTTCTCCAGAAAAACAATTGACAATAACAGATAAAGACGCAAAAGTATTCGAAGCTAAATCCAAAGGATATACAGGAGAACAATGCACATCTTGCGGTTCAATGAAATTAAGAAGGAATGGAAGTTGCATGGTCTGTGAAGATTGCGGCTCTACAACTGGATGTTCATAA
- the nrdR gene encoding transcriptional regulator NrdR, which translates to MRCPFCNNVETKVLETRESDPDNTRRRRECLKCERRFTTYEQIELTNVPVIKRDGKRVLFDKQKIIKSIQIACQKRPINPEKIEEIAQRIESKIRASAKTEITTKKIGELVLRYLKKLDQVAYIRFASVYRDFQDLEGFKEELEKLD; encoded by the coding sequence ATGAGATGTCCATTTTGCAATAATGTAGAGACAAAAGTGCTCGAGACCAGAGAATCAGATCCCGACAATACTAGAAGAAGAAGAGAATGTTTAAAGTGTGAAAGAAGATTCACAACTTACGAACAAATTGAACTAACAAATGTGCCTGTAATAAAAAGAGATGGAAAAAGAGTTTTGTTTGACAAACAAAAAATTATCAAAAGCATTCAAATTGCATGTCAAAAAAGACCTATAAATCCTGAAAAAATTGAAGAAATTGCGCAGCGTATAGAATCAAAAATAAGAGCGAGTGCAAAAACAGAAATAACAACGAAAAAAATAGGAGAACTAGTATTAAGGTACTTAAAAAAACTAGATCAAGTCGCATATATAAGATTCGCATCAGTTTACAGAGACTTTCAAGATTTAGAGGGTTTCAAAGAAGAATTGGAAAAATTAGACTGA
- a CDS encoding DegT/DnrJ/EryC1/StrS family aminotransferase, translating to MQTKLKKIFGNKQFIFTKRCNQSIKIALNYAKNQVLSKNKTNLLLIQQEGGWITYRQIAKKLKLNTIQIKTNYGLIDAVELKKFKNCTLIMHSSPGYIQLENMKKIFEICNQNNILLINDSCGSVGTKQAKYGHLIVCSFGKYKPIDIGCGGIILYEEKLKDIEKDINLIKINNHKFTEDSPKEIILDKLPKELNNLREKLKFFNETKEKQKQILKDKNIIYLESQGINLFTETKNNAETEKIIKHCKDNKIYWVECPKYIRLMKQGISLEIKRLNYEV from the coding sequence ATGCAAACAAAATTAAAAAAAATATTTGGGAATAAGCAATTTATTTTTACAAAAAGATGTAATCAATCTATTAAAATAGCTTTAAACTATGCAAAGAACCAAGTTTTATCAAAAAATAAGACAAATTTGCTTTTAATTCAACAAGAAGGTGGTTGGATAACATATAGACAAATCGCAAAAAAACTAAAACTTAACACAATACAAATAAAAACAAATTATGGATTAATTGATGCTGTAGAATTAAAAAAATTCAAAAATTGCACTCTAATAATGCATAGCAGTCCAGGATATATACAATTAGAAAACATGAAAAAAATTTTTGAAATATGCAATCAAAACAACATATTGTTAATAAATGATAGTTGCGGAAGTGTAGGGACAAAACAAGCAAAATATGGGCATCTTATAGTTTGCAGTTTTGGCAAATATAAACCTATAGATATAGGTTGCGGAGGAATAATTTTGTATGAAGAAAAATTAAAAGACATAGAAAAAGACATCAATTTAATAAAAATAAATAATCATAAATTTACAGAAGATTCCCCCAAAGAAATAATCCTTGATAAACTTCCTAAAGAACTAAACAATCTAAGAGAAAAACTTAAATTTTTCAATGAAACCAAAGAAAAACAAAAACAAATACTAAAAGACAAAAACATTATCTATTTGGAAAGTCAAGGAATAAATCTATTTACAGAAACAAAAAACAACGCAGAAACAGAAAAAATTATAAAACACTGCAAAGACAACAAAATATATTGGGTAGAATGCCCAAAATACATAAGACTTATGAAACAAGGCATAAGTTTAGAAATAAAAAGACTGAATTACGAGGTGTAA